The genomic interval CGATTCCTGAAATATTTTTTAAGTCTTCAATTTGTTCAAACTTCCCCGTCTTTTCTCGATATTCAATAATGGCTGTTGATTTTGCTGGACCTATACCCGACAATGTCTCTAGTTCTTCCTTCGTGGCTGTATTTAAGTTTACTTTATCACCATCCGTTCCCCCATTACCTGACACTGTTTTCGCTCCCCCGCCTATTACATCTATGCTCTCTGGCAAACCTATATCTTCTTCTCCTATAGCAGGTACATAAATCACCATTTGATCTTCTACGAGTTGGGCAAGATTTACCTTATCTAAATCGGCGTCTTTCTTAAAATTACCTGCCGCTTCAATCACATCAATTACTCGATCACCTGGTTCGGCAATAAATACACCTGGACTTTGAACAGCTCCCTTTACATCAACCTTTATAACGACTGGCTCATCTATTTCTTGAGCAACCTCTTGCTCTTCTTGTTGCTCCAGTTCAACAAACATCTTTTCTTGCTCTGCTTCCTGCGGTTTCGATGAGAAAAAGAACATCAAACAACTTATAAAACTAATTAAGATGACAACTGAAATAACCGCCATTTTCTTTTTTCTGAACAGATCCATAGGTTATCTCTCCTTATAAAAATGGATATTCGGAATAATACAAGCAGATTTTACATAGTGTTTAGAAGTGGTTCCGCTTTACGTGAGGGGAGTTGAAAGTATGAAAATCGGTGTCATAGGAACTGGAAACATGGGGACGATCTTAATCGAATCATGGCTGGAAACCAAGACATTGGAGCCTGCCAATCTACTTATTACAAATCGTACGCTCTCCAAAGCTTTAGCGCTTCAAGAAAAATATGCCTGTATCGAAGTCACCGAAACAGCTGTAGATATAGCAAAACGAGCAGATGTCATCTTCATATGTGTAAAACCTTTACAAATTCACAACCTATTACAGGTCATTAAACCATATATAAACAAAGACCAACTACTTGTTTCTATTACAAGTCCACTCTCAGTCGCTCAGCTTGAACATGAAGTTCCTTGTTCATGCGCGCGTTTTATCCCAAGTATCACTAATCGAGCTTGCTCTGGAGTTTCTCTATTAAGCTATAGTAAAGCTTGTTTGCCAAAGTGGAGGAGCTATTTACATGAACTAGCAAGAAAGATTTCGACACCCGTTGTCATTAACAATGATATTACAAGAGTTAGCTCAGATATCGTTAGTTGTGGACCAGCTTTTTTCAGTTTTTTCGCACAATCGTTTATTGACGCTGCTTGCCAATCAACGGAAATTGACAGAAAAACAGCAACGATTTTAACAGAAAAAATGTTAATCGGGCTTGGAGATTTATTAAGTAAAGGAATTTACACATTACCCACTTTACAAGAAAAAGTGAGTGTAAAAGGGGGAATTACAGGCGAAGGGATTAAAGTGTTAGAGGCAGCAAAACTACACGAGGTACTTGGTCAATTATTTAAAGCAACGCACGAGAAATTTGATGAAGACATCGAGGAAATCGAAAAACAATTTCGATATGATTATAATATTCGCAACTAACTGACGAACTCCTGCCCTCATTTTAAAAAAGTTTTTCTCCTAAGAAAAGAGACTGACTAAATTTAGTCAGTCTCCGTTTCATTTTCTTACTACAAATAAAATACGCTCCGCTTGATCTTCGACAGGCGCTTCCTCAAAATCAGCAAGAACCTCCAGCACTTCAAAGCCCACCTCTTCTAGCCAGTCCTTATATTGAGAAGGCATATACGTACGCTGGTAATGAAACTCATCAAAACGTTCATACAATCCACTTTCCGCATCCTGTACAAAAAAACTCAAATCATGTTCAACACTATATGGAGCCTCTCCGGGAAAACAACTCCAAATATAGGCTACTTCTTCTTCATTAACTGCAAATGTATTATTATCAAAAATATGTTCCATTTTATAAATCGAATGCACATCAAACAATAGCAAGCCACCCTTACGTAAGTGGTGGTATACACCGCGAAACGTTTGAAGGACCTCGTTTTCCGTTTTAAGATAGTTCAGTGAATCACAAAAAATGGTGATACAGTCATAACTGCCCAATCCTTCAAGTTCGGCCATGTTTTGCTGATAAAACGGAATGGATACCCCTTGCTTAGACGATTTCTCTTGAGCCACCAGGAGCATTTCATCCGATAAGTCAACACCCGTTACATGAAAGCCATTTCGTGCCAACTCAATAGTCATCTCTCCCGTTCCACAAGCAAGATCCAACAGCTGTTTCCCCTGAACTCCATATTGCTCAAGCTTTGCTGTTAACAACGCAAGCCACTTTTCATACGGAGCATCTTTCATCAGCTCATCGTATACGTAAGCAAAGCGTTCGTAGCTCATGGCATTAATTCACTTTGTACATCTTCTCGAGGGGCATCTCCCCATAAACGTTCAAGATTGTAGTACAGTCTTTCGTCACGATGGAAAATATGAGCAACAACGTCTCCCATATCGACTAATACCCATTTCGCTTCATCAAACCCTTCAAGTCGCTTTACATTCACGCCTGCTTCTTCGGCTTTTTCCTTCATTTCACGCGCAATGGCTTGAACTTGCTTTTCTGAGTTACCATGACAAATAAGGAAATAATCAGCGATTAATGAAATTCCTTGCATATTTAAGGCAACAATATCCTCTGCCCTTTTATCATCTGCTGCTGTTGCTGCTAATACTAGAAGTTCTCTTTCAGTCATTACATCTTCTCCTTCAAATTCTTAATGAGGTCATTATACGTATGGAATGTAGCTGGATAAATTACTTGTTTTTTCGTCATTAAAAAATTAATTGTATTTCGAACAGCCTGAATGACAGCTACATCGAGACTTTGTTCAGCTAATTTCCTCACTTCCTCTACACCTGGAAACGAGCGACCTGGCTCAATATAGTCCGCTAAATACACGATTTTATCCAGCAGCGTCATTCCGATTCGACCCGATGTATGGTAAGCAATGGCATCTAAAATTTCTTGGTCTGTAATGCCTGCTTCCTGTTCAACAAGATACGCGCCAACTGGTGCATGCCATAACTCCGAATGATACTCTAATAAGTCTTTTGTTATATTTTGCTCCATAATAATTTGCTTCATTTCCTCTTTCGGACGAAATTTCGCATAATCATGAAAAATGGCGGCAAGCTCTGCCTTTTTTACATCTGCTCCATAGCGTTCAGCAAGCTCTACGGCTGATTCCGCTACCCCCAATGTATGCACATACCGCTTTTCAGTCAGCTGTGCTTTCACAAGTTGTAAAGCTTCATTTCGATTCATATAAACCATTCCCTTTTATATAGTTTACGACAGAATCAGGAATTAAATATTTAACAGTTTTTCCTGTCCGCAGCTTCCGTCGAATCACGGAAGACGAAATGAACATTTGAGGAACATCCACCATAATAATCGGATACTCTGTCTCTTCATTATAATTGGGTCTCTTCACACCAACGAAGTGAACAAGCTGAAGCAGTTCATCAATTCGATGCCACTTAGGTAAGTACTCAATCATATCCGCACCAATAATAAAATAGAACGACGCATCCGGCTCTTGTTCTGTCAACAGCTTCATCGTATCAAACGTATAAGAAGTACCTTTTCTATCAATTTCTACTCCTTCAATGATAAAAGAAGGATGATCGTAAAGTGCACGCTCAAGCATCGCTAAGCGGTCATAAGCGGTCACTTCTTCCGTCTGCTCCTTATGAGGAGGAACATAGTTTGGCATAAATCTAATTTCATCTAATTCCAGTGCATCTAACACTTCATTAGCAATGATTAAATGCCCAATATGCGGAGGGTTAAACGTTCCGCCTAAAATTCCAATCTTCTTCATAACAATCACCTTATGGTAATTGAATTTGCTTATTTTCTCGTGATTCTTTATATAAAACAATTGTATTACCGATAACTTGTACAAGCTCTGCTCTTGCACCTTTTGCAAGGGATGCCGACACATCGTGACGATCTTCCTCACAATTTTGCAGAACGCTCACTTTAATTAATTCACGCGCTTCCAATGCTTCACCAATCTGTTTAATTAAATTATCATTTACTCCACCTTTTCCTACTTGAAAAATAGGATTCAAGTGATGTGCTTTTGATCGTAAAAATCTTTTTTGTTTACCTGTCAGCATGTCTGACCTCCTAATTTATTTAACACAATCTGTTCCATTCTAGATGTATCGGGCATTACGCCTGTCCATATTTGAAAAGCAAGAGCTGCCTGATTCACAAACATCCCCAATCCATTTTGCGTTTTCGCACCACTTTGCTCTGCTTCCATAAGAATTTTCGTCTTCAACGGGTTATAAATAATATCGCTTACAAAAGCAGAAGCTTTAATAGCTGTAACATCCAGTGGTGTATCATCAACTTTTGGACTCATGCCAATAGATGTCGTTTGAATAATTAAATCGTACGCCTTAATATTCGCTTCTGCTTCAAGCATCGTTAACGCTGTAGACTGTTTATCGTATGGGCATTCTGAAATAAGGGTCTCTGCTCGCTCCTTTGTTCGGTTGGCAATATCCACTTGCTTCACGCCTTCTTTCACAAGGGTGAAATAAATGGCGCGTGCAGCACCACCCGCTCCGATGATCAATGTCTTTTTAGAAGCTAAATCTCCGGAGATTTCTTCAGCTAAAGCTTTATAAAACCCTTTCCCATCTGTATTATACCCAATATAACGACCATCCCGATAGACGACCGTATTCACCGCACCAATTGCTTGTGCTAATTCATCCACTTCATCCAACAATGGAATGATAGCTGTCTTATGCGGAATTGTGACGTTAAAGCCAGACACCCCAATCGCCTTCATCCCTTTTACTGCATCCTGTAAGCACTCCGGCGTTACATGAAAATGATGGTACACCGCATCCATTTGTTCTTGGTCAAACGCATCATTATGAATAGCTGGAGACATGGAATGTGCAATAGGATCTCCGATTACTCCATATATTTTCTTCACCTTCATCACCCTACTATTAAATTAACGACTTACGAACAATAACATTGACTCCTTTTGGAACGTGAGCAACAAATTTCGCTCCCGGTTCATTTACTGTTACCCAACCAAGTCCCGAGAAGACAATATCCATTTTCGGTTGTTTTAACGAAAACTCATGCGGCACAAGCTCTGGAAACTCATCCATTTGTTCCGGCCGCGGCGGCGTTAATAACTCACCCGCGTGATTTTTATACAATTCATCTGCTTTTTCTAATTTCGTACGATGAATATGTAATTCATTTGATAAATGACATGTTAAAGAACGTCTTCCACCCGATACATAATCTAATCGTGCTAAGCCGCCAAAAAAGAGCGTCTGCTCCTCGTTTAACTGATATACTTTTGGCTTAATTTCTTTTTTAGGCATAATGATTTTAAAATCACGTGAATCCACAAAATGAGCCATTTGATGATGATTGATAATACCCGGTGTATCAATTATCGCTTGTCCATCATCTAGCGGAATTTCAATCATGTCAAGTGTTGTGCCCGGAAAATGAGAAGTTGTAATGATATCGCTTTCCCCACTTACTTGTTTAATTAAGCGATTAATAAACGTAGATTTGCCGACATTTGTACAACCTACAACGTACACATCACGACCTTGACGGTAATGCTCAATAGCTTCCGCAGCTTCCGCAATGTATTTTCCTTTCTCTGCACTCACCAATAATACATCAACCGGCTGTAGACCTAACTCTTTTGAGGATTGCTTCATCCAATTGATTAATTTATTATGTTTTACCGATTTCGGCAATAAATCCACTTTATTACCGATTAATAACACATCATTCCGACCAACAAAACGGTGCAATCCCGGAAGCCAGCTGCCATTAAAATCAAAAATATCAACAATTTTTACAATTAATGAATCCGTTTCGCCTACTCTATTTAAAATTTTCAAAAAGTCATCATCTGTTAACGAAACATCTTGGACTTCATTATAATGCTTTAATTTAAAACAGCGCTGACAAATAATAGTCTCCTTCTCAAGCGCTGACTTTGGCGCATACCCTAATTCTTTTGGGGAATCGGTCTGAACCTTTACTCCACAGCCGATGCACACTACCTCTTGATGATTGTTCAATTGCGTTCCTCCCATTCTATCATTCCTTTTCGTTTAAGCGCTGACATAATTTTTCGTTCAAAGAAGCGATTAATTTTTGTATTAATCCCATCTGACTGTGACACAGGAATCACTAAGATTGTATGGAACCCGCCTCGATTACCGCCAAACACATCCGTCAACAGCTGGTCTCCTACGACAACAGTTTCCTCACGCTTAAGCCCCATTTGGACACAAGCTTTTTTAAAAGCCGTTGTTAACGGCTTCTTTGCTCGATAAATAAAGGGAATACGCAAAGGATCTGAAAAGGCACGCACCCTTTGTTCATTATTATTCGATACAATCGTCACTAAAATCCCGTGCTCACGCATCTGATCAAACCATTCCATTAACTTTTGCGTAGCGTTCGGACGATCCCATTCTACAAGTGTATTATCCAAATCAGTAATAATCCCTTTAATCCCACGCTTTTTCAAGTCTTCCGGCGTTATATCAAAAATGCTTTTTATTTGTTCACTCGGTAAAAATAATTTAAGCATAGTACACCTCAACGTTTTCCTAGAAATTTACCGTATCCATCATATCTAATTTTCGCCCGTCTTTCAAAAAAATTCTAACGGTTCTTAAAATTGACTTCATTAATTATGTAAAGTTTCTTTAATTATTACCTATTTATTCCAAATAGTTTTCGACAAAAAACTCGACATAATATTTTGTGGATAAAGTTACCCACATTATCCCTATTGTTCCTTTTCATTTTTCTTCCTTTACAAACAATTTAACCACAAGTTATCCACTGGTAATTGTGGATAATCAACCAATTGTTCTTCTTATTCTT from Peribacillus asahii carries:
- the yqeH gene encoding ribosome biogenesis GTPase YqeH, whose amino-acid sequence is MNNHQEVVCIGCGVKVQTDSPKELGYAPKSALEKETIICQRCFKLKHYNEVQDVSLTDDDFLKILNRVGETDSLIVKIVDIFDFNGSWLPGLHRFVGRNDVLLIGNKVDLLPKSVKHNKLINWMKQSSKELGLQPVDVLLVSAEKGKYIAEAAEAIEHYRQGRDVYVVGCTNVGKSTFINRLIKQVSGESDIITTSHFPGTTLDMIEIPLDDGQAIIDTPGIINHHQMAHFVDSRDFKIIMPKKEIKPKVYQLNEEQTLFFGGLARLDYVSGGRRSLTCHLSNELHIHRTKLEKADELYKNHAGELLTPPRPEQMDEFPELVPHEFSLKQPKMDIVFSGLGWVTVNEPGAKFVAHVPKGVNVIVRKSLI
- the yhbY gene encoding ribosome assembly RNA-binding protein YhbY; this translates as MLTGKQKRFLRSKAHHLNPIFQVGKGGVNDNLIKQIGEALEARELIKVSVLQNCEEDRHDVSASLAKGARAELVQVIGNTIVLYKESRENKQIQLP
- the aroE gene encoding shikimate dehydrogenase; protein product: MKKIYGVIGDPIAHSMSPAIHNDAFDQEQMDAVYHHFHVTPECLQDAVKGMKAIGVSGFNVTIPHKTAIIPLLDEVDELAQAIGAVNTVVYRDGRYIGYNTDGKGFYKALAEEISGDLASKKTLIIGAGGAARAIYFTLVKEGVKQVDIANRTKERAETLISECPYDKQSTALTMLEAEANIKAYDLIIQTTSIGMSPKVDDTPLDVTAIKASAFVSDIIYNPLKTKILMEAEQSGAKTQNGLGMFVNQAALAFQIWTGVMPDTSRMEQIVLNKLGGQTC
- a CDS encoding YqeG family HAD IIIA-type phosphatase, producing MLKLFLPSEQIKSIFDITPEDLKKRGIKGIITDLDNTLVEWDRPNATQKLMEWFDQMREHGILVTIVSNNNEQRVRAFSDPLRIPFIYRAKKPLTTAFKKACVQMGLKREETVVVGDQLLTDVFGGNRGGFHTILVIPVSQSDGINTKINRFFERKIMSALKRKGMIEWEERN
- the comER gene encoding late competence protein ComER, coding for MKIGVIGTGNMGTILIESWLETKTLEPANLLITNRTLSKALALQEKYACIEVTETAVDIAKRADVIFICVKPLQIHNLLQVIKPYINKDQLLVSITSPLSVAQLEHEVPCSCARFIPSITNRACSGVSLLSYSKACLPKWRSYLHELARKISTPVVINNDITRVSSDIVSCGPAFFSFFAQSFIDAACQSTEIDRKTATILTEKMLIGLGDLLSKGIYTLPTLQEKVSVKGGITGEGIKVLEAAKLHEVLGQLFKATHEKFDEDIEEIEKQFRYDYNIRN
- a CDS encoding class I SAM-dependent DNA methyltransferase, with protein sequence MSYERFAYVYDELMKDAPYEKWLALLTAKLEQYGVQGKQLLDLACGTGEMTIELARNGFHVTGVDLSDEMLLVAQEKSSKQGVSIPFYQQNMAELEGLGSYDCITIFCDSLNYLKTENEVLQTFRGVYHHLRKGGLLLFDVHSIYKMEHIFDNNTFAVNEEEVAYIWSCFPGEAPYSVEHDLSFFVQDAESGLYERFDEFHYQRTYMPSQYKDWLEEVGFEVLEVLADFEEAPVEDQAERILFVVRK
- a CDS encoding helix-hairpin-helix domain-containing protein encodes the protein MDLFRKKKMAVISVVILISFISCLMFFFSSKPQEAEQEKMFVELEQQEEQEVAQEIDEPVVIKVDVKGAVQSPGVFIAEPGDRVIDVIEAAGNFKKDADLDKVNLAQLVEDQMVIYVPAIGEEDIGLPESIDVIGGGAKTVSGNGGTDGDKVNLNTATKEELETLSGIGPAKSTAIIEYREKTGKFEQIEDLKNISGIGDKTFEKLQDSITVK
- the rsfS gene encoding ribosome silencing factor — protein: MTERELLVLAATAADDKRAEDIVALNMQGISLIADYFLICHGNSEKQVQAIAREMKEKAEEAGVNVKRLEGFDEAKWVLVDMGDVVAHIFHRDERLYYNLERLWGDAPREDVQSELMP
- a CDS encoding nicotinate-nucleotide adenylyltransferase yields the protein MKKIGILGGTFNPPHIGHLIIANEVLDALELDEIRFMPNYVPPHKEQTEEVTAYDRLAMLERALYDHPSFIIEGVEIDRKGTSYTFDTMKLLTEQEPDASFYFIIGADMIEYLPKWHRIDELLQLVHFVGVKRPNYNEETEYPIIMVDVPQMFISSSVIRRKLRTGKTVKYLIPDSVVNYIKGNGLYESK
- the yqeK gene encoding bis(5'-nucleosyl)-tetraphosphatase (symmetrical) YqeK, with the protein product MNRNEALQLVKAQLTEKRYVHTLGVAESAVELAERYGADVKKAELAAIFHDYAKFRPKEEMKQIIMEQNITKDLLEYHSELWHAPVGAYLVEQEAGITDQEILDAIAYHTSGRIGMTLLDKIVYLADYIEPGRSFPGVEEVRKLAEQSLDVAVIQAVRNTINFLMTKKQVIYPATFHTYNDLIKNLKEKM